The Corynebacterium callunae DSM 20147 genomic sequence AGACGCGTTTGCACCAGGGATAACAATGATGGAGTTTTCCCCATCGTCAGACACAGTGATGATGGCAAGACCAGTGGGACCATCCACAATGGCAATCGCGGACATATCTGCTCCTGATTGACGCATGTGTGTCAGCGCCTCGCCAGCCATTTGATCAGTTCCAACCGCACCGATCATGGTGACTTTGGCACCTAATTGTGCTGCCGCCACAGCTTGATTGGCACCTTTGCCACCAGCACTAACTGTGCCGCCGCTGCCCAGGAGGGTTTCTCCGGGTTCAGGGTGGCGTTGAACTTTGGCGGTGAGATCGGCATTGATGGATCCAACAACGACAATGTCGGTACAGGTTGAGTTACTCATTGGGGAGTGCATTCTTCTTCCTTAGAGGGGAGTTGATGATTGATTCACGATGAATAAGGGCAGTGGGGATCGTAGTTTTCGTGACGTTGGGCACCGTGCCTGCTATTAATTCGGTCAGGATAGACACTGCTCGTTGGGCTAGTTGTTCCACATTTTGATCAATCACCGTCAATGGATGGGGCTGTAGGGCAAAGAGCGGATGGGTATCAAAACCAATCACGCTGAGATCCTTTCCGATAACCAAACCAGCCTTATGGCAGGCTTCAATGACACCGATCGTCATCATGGAATCGCCCGCAAAAAGAGTTTTAGCTCCCTGGTTGAGCAATTTTGTAGCACCGTCAAATCCAACGCTTTGTTCGTACCCACCCAGAAAAACGAGCTGCTCGCCGATGTTGGAGTTGGCACAGGCTGCTTTGAAACTCTCTAATCGTTCGCGACCTGTCGAAGTACCCATGGGGCCAGAGAGATAGCCGATCGGCACAGCGTTGTTGTAGGCCAGGAGTTCTACTGCTGTGGCGATTCCTGGTTGGGGATTAGAAGTCACCGTCGGGATTGTGGAGTCTCCCGGAAGCTCTCGGTCAACCAACACCACGGGCATTCCTTGCTTCTGCAAGTCCTCTAGTTGATTCGCACATTCTTCATTAGGCACGCAGACGATTCCATCGACACCATGCGAGGTTAGAAACTCCAAAGACCTAGACATAGTGGTGGCATCTTCATTGCTGTTGGTGATAATCGTGGCTAGTCCGGCATTGCTAGCAATGCTCTGAATCTCGGTAACCATGGCGGCGAA encodes the following:
- the uriR gene encoding transcriptional regulator UriR — encoded protein: MATEKFRPTLKDVARQAGVSIATASRALADNPAVAASTRERIQQLASDLGYRANAQARALRSSRSNTIGVIVPSLINHYFAAMVTEIQSIASNAGLATIITNSNEDATTMSRSLEFLTSHGVDGIVCVPNEECANQLEDLQKQGMPVVLVDRELPGDSTIPTVTSNPQPGIATAVELLAYNNAVPIGYLSGPMGTSTGRERLESFKAACANSNIGEQLVFLGGYEQSVGFDGATKLLNQGAKTLFAGDSMMTIGVIEACHKAGLVIGKDLSVIGFDTHPLFALQPHPLTVIDQNVEQLAQRAVSILTELIAGTVPNVTKTTIPTALIHRESIINSPLRKKNALPNE